In one Fusarium keratoplasticum isolate Fu6.1 chromosome 5, whole genome shotgun sequence genomic region, the following are encoded:
- a CDS encoding Glutamine synthetase yields MATSAPVTSRTETLAKYLKLDQKGQIMAEYVWVDADGETRSKSRTLPEKEYKPEDLPVWNFDGSSTRQAPGDNSDVYLRPCAVYPDPFRGSPNIIVLAECWNADGTPNKYNYRHDCVKVMDTYADDEPWFGLEQEYTLLGLDNRPYGWPSGGFPAPQGEYYCGVGTGKVVQRDIVEAHYKACLYAGIKISGTNAEVMPAQWEYQVGPCLGIEMGDMLWVSRFFLARISEEFGAKVSLHPKPIPGDWNGAGLHSNFSTKAMRAEGGMKVIEEALKKLEPHHAECIAEYGEDNDQRLTGRHETGSIDSFSWGVANRGTSIRVPRETAAKGYGYFEDRRPASNADPYRVTKVLLQFSMA; encoded by the exons ATG GCGACTTCAGCTCCCGTCACCTCGAGGACCGAGACCCTCGCAAAGTAtctcaagctcgaccagaAGGGCCAGATCATGGCCGAGTACGTCTGGGTTGATGCCGATGGCGAGACTCGATCAAAGTCCCGA ACTCTCCCTGAGAAGGAGTACAAGCCCGAGGACCTCCCCGTCTGGAACTTCGATGGTTCTTCCACCCGCCAAGCCCCCGGTGACAACTCCGATGTCTACCTCCGACCTTGCGCCGTCTACCCCGATCCCTTCCGTGGCTCTCCCAACATCATTGTTCTCGCCGAGTGCTGGAACGCCGATGGCACTCCCAACAAGTACAACTACCGACATGACTGCGTGAAGGTCATGGACACCTACGCCGATGACGAGCCCTGGTTCGGTCTTGAGCAGGAGTACACTCTCCTCGGTCTTGACAACCGACCCTACGGCTGGCCTTCCGGTGGTTTCCCCGCTCC TCAGGGCGAGTACTACTGCGGTGTCGGTACTGGCAAGGTTGTCCAGCGTGATATCGTCGAGGCTCACTACAAGGCTTGCTTGT ACGCCGGTATCAAGATTTCTGGCACCAACGCTGAGGTTATGCCTGCCCAGTGGGAGTACCAAGTCGGCCCTTGCCTGGGCATTGAGA TGGGTGATATGCTCTGGGTTTCGCGATTCTTCCTCGCCCGTATCTCTGAGGAGTTCGGCGCAAAGGTTTCCCTGCACCCCAAGCCTATCCCTGGTGATTGGAACGGAGCTGGCCTGCATTCCAACTTCTCCACGAAGGCTATGCGTGCTGAGGGTGGTATGAAGGTGATCGAGGAggcgctcaagaagctcgagccCCACCACGCCGAGTGCATCGCCGAGTATGGCGAGGACAACGACCAGCGTCTCACTGGTCGTCACGAGACCGGCTCTATCGACTCGTTCTCCTGGGGTGTTGCCAACCGTGGAACAAGTATTCGCGTTCCTCGGGAAACCGCCGCCAAGGGCTACGGTTACTTCGAGGACCGACGACCTGCTTCCAACGCCGATCCTTACCGGGTCACCAAGGTTCTCCTTCAGTTCTCTATGGCTTAA